One Burkholderia cepacia genomic window carries:
- a CDS encoding PLP-dependent aminotransferase family protein yields MRASVLSDWLAQRLVRGGEQPIYRQLHRLLQQAILSRELPAGTRVPSSRLLAAELGIARNTVTQVYEQLALEGYVNSATGRGTFVADSAPDEIVGAPPDAAAAHPALVQPSARRLSARGTRLVEGAGVSKRQGGAFMPGVPDVSRFPARVWTRLHNKYWRRLRPDLLTYAPGGGLALLREALADYLRTSRSVRCTPEQIVITTGIHQSIDLAVRLLTDPGDAIWTEDPCYWGVRSVLNVSGLTTRPIPVDDEGIAPSAADLAEPPKLMLVTPSHQYPLGMVMSLARRRMLLEYARQHGCWIIEDDYDSEFRYGSRPLASLQGLDTAGQVIYVGSFGKTLFPGLRVGYLVAPEPLAESFATASAELYREGQLLQQAVLAEFIAEGHFVSHIRKMRTLYGQRREVLLDAVAQRYGDTLHALGSDAGLHLVTQLPDGVDDRAVAQAALERNIVVRPLSGYYADRERAASGLLLGYACVPEDEIATAFATLAEAIDERAFGRTAVAAA; encoded by the coding sequence ATGCGCGCGAGCGTGTTGTCGGACTGGCTGGCGCAGCGTCTCGTGCGCGGCGGCGAACAGCCGATTTACCGGCAGCTTCACCGCCTGCTGCAACAGGCGATCCTGTCGCGCGAACTGCCGGCCGGCACGCGCGTGCCGTCGTCGCGGCTCCTCGCGGCCGAGCTCGGGATCGCGCGCAACACGGTCACGCAGGTTTACGAACAGCTTGCGCTCGAAGGTTATGTGAATTCGGCGACCGGCCGCGGCACGTTCGTGGCCGACAGCGCGCCGGACGAGATCGTCGGCGCGCCGCCCGACGCGGCCGCCGCCCACCCGGCGCTCGTGCAGCCGTCCGCGCGGCGGCTGTCGGCGCGCGGTACGCGGCTCGTCGAAGGGGCCGGTGTGTCGAAACGGCAGGGCGGCGCGTTCATGCCGGGCGTGCCCGATGTGTCGCGATTTCCCGCGCGCGTGTGGACACGGCTGCACAACAAATACTGGCGGCGGCTGCGCCCCGACCTGCTGACCTACGCACCCGGCGGCGGGCTCGCGCTGCTGCGCGAGGCGCTGGCCGACTACCTGCGCACGTCGCGCTCGGTGCGCTGCACGCCCGAGCAGATCGTGATCACGACCGGCATCCACCAGTCGATCGACCTCGCGGTACGGCTGCTGACCGACCCGGGCGACGCGATCTGGACCGAGGACCCGTGCTACTGGGGCGTGCGCAGCGTGCTGAACGTGTCGGGGCTGACGACGCGGCCGATCCCGGTCGACGACGAAGGCATCGCGCCGTCGGCCGCCGATCTCGCCGAACCGCCGAAGCTGATGCTCGTCACGCCGTCGCACCAGTATCCGCTGGGGATGGTGATGAGCCTCGCGCGGCGGCGGATGCTGCTCGAATACGCACGCCAGCACGGTTGCTGGATCATCGAGGACGACTACGACAGCGAATTCCGCTACGGCAGCCGCCCGCTTGCGTCGCTGCAGGGGCTCGACACGGCCGGTCAGGTGATCTATGTCGGCAGTTTCGGCAAGACGCTGTTCCCGGGGCTGCGGGTCGGCTACCTGGTCGCGCCCGAGCCGCTCGCGGAAAGTTTCGCGACCGCGAGCGCGGAGTTGTACCGCGAAGGTCAGTTGCTGCAGCAGGCGGTGCTGGCCGAATTCATCGCGGAAGGGCACTTCGTGTCGCATATCCGCAAGATGCGCACGCTGTACGGACAGCGCCGCGAGGTGCTGCTCGACGCGGTCGCGCAGCGCTATGGCGACACGCTGCACGCGCTCGGCAGCGATGCCGGGCTGCATCTGGTCACGCAGTTGCCGGACGGCGTCGACGATCGTGCGGTCGCGCAGGCCGCGCTCGAACGCAATATCGTCGTGCGACCGCTGTCGGGTTATTACGCGGATCGCGAACGCGCGGCGTCGGGGCTGCTGCTCGGTTATGCGTGCGTGCCGGAGGACGAGATCGCGACGGCGTTCGCGACGCTCGCCGAGGCGATCGACGAGCGGGCATTCGGGCGGACGGCGGTCGCGGCCGCGTGA
- the gabD gene encoding NADP-dependent succinate-semialdehyde dehydrogenase: MSTVQETLALKDPSLFRQQAYVNGEWQGATNGETFEVRNPATGGLLGTVPAMGAAETRHAIEAANAAWPAWRKKTAKERAVVLRKWHDLMMENADDLALILTTEQGKSLAEAKGEIGYAASFLEWFAEEGKRVYGDTIPTPASDKRIVVTKEAIGVCAAITPWNFPAAMITRKVGPALAAGCPIVVKPAEATPFSALAMAVLAERAGVPAGVFSVVTGDPKAIGGELTSNPIVRKLSFTGSTPVGRLLMSQCAATVKKVSLELGGNAPFIVFDDADLDAAVQGAIASKYRNSGQTCVCTNRFYVHEAVYDQFAQKLAAAVGQLKVGRGTEPGVTQGPLINEAAVLKVEAHIEDALAKGATVVTGGKRHALGHGFFEPTVLTGVTPAMKVAKEETFGPLAPLFKFGSDDEVIRLANDTEFGLAAYFYSRDIGRVWKVAEALEYGMVGVNTGLISNEVAPFGGVKQSGLGREGSHYGIDDYVVIKYLCLAV, encoded by the coding sequence ATGAGCACTGTTCAGGAAACCCTGGCACTGAAAGATCCGTCGCTGTTCCGCCAGCAGGCGTACGTCAACGGCGAATGGCAAGGCGCGACGAACGGCGAGACGTTCGAAGTCCGCAACCCGGCGACGGGCGGCCTGCTCGGCACCGTGCCGGCGATGGGCGCGGCCGAGACGCGTCACGCGATCGAAGCCGCGAACGCCGCATGGCCGGCGTGGCGCAAGAAGACCGCGAAGGAACGCGCGGTCGTCCTGCGCAAGTGGCACGACCTGATGATGGAAAACGCCGACGACCTCGCGCTGATCCTCACGACCGAGCAGGGCAAGTCGCTGGCTGAAGCGAAGGGCGAGATCGGCTATGCCGCCTCGTTCCTCGAATGGTTCGCGGAGGAAGGCAAGCGCGTGTACGGCGACACGATCCCGACGCCGGCGAGCGACAAGCGCATCGTCGTGACGAAGGAAGCGATCGGCGTATGCGCGGCGATCACGCCGTGGAACTTCCCGGCGGCGATGATCACGCGCAAGGTCGGCCCCGCGCTCGCCGCAGGCTGTCCGATCGTCGTGAAGCCGGCCGAGGCGACGCCTTTCTCGGCACTCGCGATGGCCGTGCTGGCCGAGCGTGCGGGCGTGCCGGCCGGCGTGTTCAGCGTCGTCACGGGCGACCCGAAGGCGATCGGCGGCGAGCTGACGTCGAACCCGATCGTGCGCAAGCTGTCGTTCACCGGCTCGACGCCGGTCGGCCGCCTGCTGATGTCGCAATGCGCGGCGACGGTCAAGAAGGTGTCGCTGGAGCTGGGCGGCAACGCGCCGTTCATCGTGTTCGACGACGCCGATCTCGACGCGGCCGTGCAGGGCGCGATCGCGTCGAAGTACCGCAACAGCGGCCAGACCTGCGTGTGCACGAACCGCTTCTACGTGCATGAAGCCGTGTACGACCAGTTCGCGCAGAAGCTCGCGGCGGCCGTCGGCCAGTTGAAGGTGGGCCGCGGCACCGAGCCGGGCGTCACGCAAGGCCCGCTGATCAACGAAGCAGCGGTGCTGAAGGTCGAGGCGCACATCGAGGACGCGCTCGCGAAGGGCGCGACCGTCGTGACGGGCGGCAAGCGCCACGCGCTCGGCCACGGCTTCTTCGAGCCGACCGTGCTGACGGGCGTCACGCCGGCGATGAAGGTCGCGAAGGAAGAGACGTTCGGGCCGCTCGCGCCGCTGTTCAAGTTCGGCAGCGACGATGAAGTGATCCGTCTCGCGAACGACACCGAGTTCGGCCTCGCCGCCTACTTCTACAGCCGCGACATCGGCCGCGTGTGGAAGGTCGCCGAAGCGCTCGAATACGGGATGGTCGGCGTGAACACGGGCCTGATCTCGAACGAAGTCGCACCGTTCGGCGGCGTGAAGCAATCGGGCCTCGGCCGCGAAGGCTCGCACTACGGCATCGACGACTACGTCGTGATCAAGTACCTCTGCCTCGCCGTCTGA
- the selD gene encoding selenide, water dikinase SelD, producing the protein MTEATQAQPAVPRLTSLSHGGGCGCKIAPGVLSELLKRATPPALFPDLLVGTETSDDAAVYRLNDEQAIVATTDFFMPIVDDPFDFGRIAATNALSDVYAMGGKPILALALVGMPINVLPHETIAAVLRGGESVCADAGIPVAGGHSIDSVEPIYGLAAIGVVHPSRVKRNAAARAGDVLVLGKPLGVGVLSAALKKNQLDAAGYAQMVATTTKLNRPGAELAALPGVHALTDVTGFGLLGHTLELARGAHLTARVHYASLPWLAGVEAFVADGVFTGASGRNWAAYGADVRLADTLPPVAQALLTDPQTSGGLLVACAPEAVDDVLACFRADGFDRAGVIGEMVDGPARVDVA; encoded by the coding sequence ATGACCGAAGCCACCCAAGCCCAGCCTGCCGTTCCGCGCCTCACGAGCCTGTCGCACGGCGGCGGCTGCGGCTGCAAGATTGCGCCGGGCGTGCTGTCCGAGCTGCTGAAGCGCGCGACGCCGCCCGCGCTGTTCCCGGATCTGCTGGTCGGTACCGAGACGTCCGACGACGCGGCCGTCTACCGCCTCAACGACGAGCAGGCGATCGTCGCGACCACCGACTTCTTCATGCCGATCGTCGACGATCCGTTCGACTTCGGCCGCATCGCCGCGACCAACGCGCTGTCCGACGTCTACGCGATGGGCGGCAAGCCGATCCTCGCGCTCGCGCTGGTCGGGATGCCGATCAACGTGCTGCCGCACGAGACGATCGCGGCCGTGCTGCGCGGTGGCGAATCGGTGTGCGCGGATGCCGGCATTCCGGTGGCGGGCGGCCACTCGATCGATTCGGTCGAGCCGATCTACGGGCTCGCGGCGATCGGCGTCGTGCATCCGTCGCGCGTGAAGCGCAACGCGGCCGCGCGCGCGGGCGACGTGCTCGTGCTCGGCAAGCCGCTCGGCGTCGGCGTGCTGTCGGCCGCGCTGAAGAAGAACCAGCTCGACGCTGCCGGCTACGCGCAGATGGTGGCGACAACCACCAAGTTGAACCGGCCGGGCGCCGAACTCGCCGCGCTGCCGGGCGTGCATGCGCTGACCGACGTCACGGGCTTTGGGCTGCTCGGCCACACGCTCGAGCTCGCACGTGGCGCTCACCTCACCGCGCGTGTGCACTACGCGTCGCTGCCGTGGCTCGCGGGCGTCGAGGCGTTCGTGGCCGACGGCGTGTTCACCGGTGCGTCGGGCCGCAACTGGGCCGCGTACGGCGCGGACGTTCGACTGGCCGACACGCTGCCGCCGGTCGCGCAGGCGCTGCTGACCGATCCGCAGACGTCGGGCGGCCTGCTGGTCGCGTGCGCGCCCGAGGCCGTCGACGACGTGCTCGCGTGCTTCCGTGCCGACGGTTTCGACCGCGCGGGCGTGATCGG
- a CDS encoding SLC13 family permease → MPASIPNPSSARAAESPVDGPAAHAPNDDARSAVEPANREPHPHGKMLHPVVMMLWVLAAAIALTWLVDSGQFARNGRLVVPGTYHVVPKATALTTLVAPAVSRSTPDKATPASLVSAFVAVPQGLLKNAPLIVMVMFVGGMFGVMRRTGVVDAGIDRLLQLTGNNAYLLTPLLMILIGLGSTLLGFISEYLVIIPMVVVIARRLGLSDLFAVALVALAAKIGYIASVTNPLALAVAQPLVGVPLFSGVALRAAVFVAFLTIGILYLLRYVRNTGYRAGQTTAGAHAPAKLPPRHKATLLVFAAAVAMLIYGTRELKWGNVELAAFYAFVSLVTAAIGGLDSRSAADAFVDGMKNMMLAALLMGLAASVELLLQNSLVLDTLINFFTRLADGQSPVWVANGLMGVQMVLDVFIPSVSGKAAVSMPIIGPIAQLSGVSGQTSVLAFVLGGGLTNLVTPTSGMLLAYLATARVDFGAWIRFVLPLFLTLLALSCVVLTFAVWIGY, encoded by the coding sequence ATGCCCGCTTCCATTCCGAATCCGTCCAGCGCGCGCGCTGCCGAATCCCCCGTCGACGGCCCGGCCGCACACGCGCCGAACGACGACGCGCGGTCCGCCGTCGAGCCCGCCAACCGCGAGCCGCATCCGCACGGCAAGATGCTGCACCCGGTCGTGATGATGCTGTGGGTGCTCGCCGCCGCGATCGCGCTCACGTGGCTCGTCGACTCGGGCCAGTTCGCGCGCAACGGCCGACTCGTCGTGCCCGGCACCTATCACGTGGTACCGAAGGCGACCGCGCTCACGACGCTCGTCGCGCCGGCCGTCAGCAGGAGCACGCCCGACAAAGCGACGCCCGCGAGCCTCGTCTCCGCGTTCGTCGCGGTGCCGCAAGGGCTGCTGAAGAACGCGCCGCTGATCGTGATGGTGATGTTCGTCGGCGGGATGTTCGGCGTGATGCGCCGCACGGGTGTCGTCGATGCGGGCATCGACCGGCTGCTGCAACTCACCGGCAACAACGCATACCTGCTGACGCCGCTGCTGATGATCCTGATCGGGCTCGGCAGCACGCTGCTCGGCTTCATCTCCGAGTATCTCGTGATCATTCCGATGGTGGTCGTGATCGCCCGGCGCCTCGGCCTGTCCGACCTGTTCGCGGTCGCGCTCGTCGCGCTCGCCGCGAAGATCGGCTATATCGCGTCGGTCACGAACCCGCTCGCGCTAGCGGTCGCGCAGCCGCTCGTCGGCGTGCCGCTGTTCAGCGGCGTCGCGCTGCGCGCGGCCGTATTCGTCGCATTCCTGACGATCGGCATCCTGTACCTGCTGCGCTACGTGCGCAACACCGGCTATCGGGCCGGGCAGACCACGGCGGGCGCGCATGCGCCCGCGAAGCTGCCGCCGCGCCACAAGGCAACGCTGCTCGTGTTCGCCGCGGCGGTCGCGATGCTGATCTACGGCACGCGCGAACTGAAGTGGGGCAACGTCGAACTGGCGGCGTTCTACGCGTTCGTCAGCCTCGTCACCGCGGCGATCGGCGGGCTCGATTCGCGCAGCGCGGCCGACGCGTTCGTCGACGGGATGAAGAACATGATGCTCGCGGCGCTGCTGATGGGGCTCGCCGCTTCCGTCGAGCTGCTGCTGCAGAACAGCCTCGTGCTCGACACGCTGATCAACTTCTTCACGCGGCTCGCGGACGGGCAATCGCCGGTGTGGGTCGCGAACGGCCTGATGGGCGTGCAGATGGTGCTCGACGTGTTCATTCCGTCGGTGTCGGGCAAGGCCGCGGTCAGCATGCCGATCATCGGGCCGATCGCCCAGCTCTCCGGTGTGAGCGGCCAGACGTCGGTGCTCGCGTTCGTGCTCGGCGGCGGGCTGACGAACCTCGTCACGCCGACGTCCGGCATGCTGCTCGCGTATCTGGCAACGGCGCGCGTCGATTTCGGCGCGTGGATCCGCTTCGTGTTGCCGCTGTTCCTGACGCTGCTCGCGCTGTCGTGCGTGGTGCTGACGTTCGCGGTGTGGATCGGGTATTGA
- a CDS encoding IclR family transcriptional regulator: protein MTYIVDAVDSALKLLTYVAEHPNLGVTELASQLGINKSRTYRMLCTLELHRFVVQDPRTSTYALGPQAFVIGVAASQQNALVRAAHRHMLALNQAINETVVLRVREGLESVCVARCETTHAVRTVGAVGNRRPIHFGASGKVLLAFAPDAVRDEFFVQMRKRGQAADQPKFADELDAVARKGYAVSSGEVTPGAVGIAVPVRDLTGATVASVSVTGPEVRVSHADIPDYLERLQACSLAISAELGYVPARDALQPA from the coding sequence ATGACGTACATCGTCGACGCCGTCGACAGCGCGCTGAAGCTGCTGACCTACGTGGCCGAGCACCCGAACCTCGGCGTGACCGAACTGGCGTCGCAACTCGGCATCAACAAGTCGCGCACGTACCGGATGCTGTGCACGCTCGAACTGCACCGCTTCGTCGTGCAGGACCCACGCACGTCCACCTATGCGCTCGGCCCGCAGGCGTTCGTGATCGGTGTGGCCGCTTCGCAGCAGAACGCGCTCGTGCGCGCCGCGCACCGGCACATGCTCGCGCTCAACCAGGCGATCAACGAGACCGTCGTGCTGCGCGTGCGCGAAGGGCTCGAATCGGTGTGCGTCGCGCGTTGCGAAACCACGCACGCGGTGCGCACCGTCGGCGCGGTCGGCAACCGCCGGCCGATCCATTTCGGCGCATCGGGCAAGGTGCTGCTCGCGTTCGCGCCGGATGCCGTGCGCGACGAGTTTTTCGTGCAGATGCGCAAGCGCGGGCAGGCGGCCGATCAGCCGAAGTTCGCCGACGAGCTCGATGCGGTCGCGCGCAAGGGCTACGCGGTGAGCAGTGGCGAGGTAACGCCCGGCGCGGTCGGGATCGCGGTGCCGGTGCGCGACCTGACGGGCGCGACGGTCGCCTCGGTGAGCGTGACGGGGCCGGAAGTGCGCGTAAGCCATGCCGACATTCCCGACTATCTCGAACGCCTGCAGGCATGCAGCCTCGCCATTTCCGCCGAACTCGGCTACGTCCCGGCGCGCGACGCGCTGCAACCGGCCTGA
- a CDS encoding N-formylglutamate amidohydrolase, producing the protein MPTFNCNTGAVGEPSAYFVAQPSAGALPIVVDSPHSGIAYPPDFATVAPDDAIRTTWDAYIDELWAGAPARGGTLLAAAFPRAYIDPNRAETDIDETLLAEPWPEPLAPQPYTQRGMGLIRRDALPGVPLYDRKLPLDAVRRRIDAYYLPYRRALADAAEPLHAAHGTLWHIDCHSMKSRGNAMNVDAGALRPDVVVSDRRGTTADPAFTAWTAQWFAGAGYRVQVNDPYQGGDLLTALADPARQRHSIQIEFNRALYMDEAAFAKHAGFAVLKRTVDAYLDALAGYVRTQLAPSGDPR; encoded by the coding sequence ATGCCGACGTTTAATTGCAACACCGGCGCCGTCGGCGAACCGTCCGCGTACTTCGTTGCGCAGCCGTCGGCCGGCGCGCTGCCGATCGTCGTCGACTCGCCGCACAGCGGCATCGCGTATCCGCCGGACTTCGCCACCGTCGCGCCCGACGACGCGATCCGCACGACGTGGGACGCGTACATCGACGAACTGTGGGCCGGCGCCCCCGCGCGCGGCGGCACGCTGCTCGCCGCGGCGTTTCCACGCGCGTACATCGATCCGAACCGCGCGGAAACCGACATCGACGAAACGCTGCTTGCCGAGCCGTGGCCCGAGCCGCTTGCACCGCAGCCGTATACGCAGCGCGGGATGGGGCTGATCCGGCGCGACGCGCTGCCCGGCGTGCCGCTGTACGACCGCAAGCTGCCGCTCGACGCGGTGCGCCGGCGCATCGACGCGTACTACCTGCCGTACCGCCGCGCGTTGGCCGACGCGGCCGAGCCGCTGCATGCCGCGCACGGCACGCTGTGGCACATCGACTGCCACTCGATGAAGTCGCGCGGCAACGCGATGAACGTCGACGCGGGTGCGTTGCGGCCGGACGTCGTCGTCAGCGACCGGCGCGGCACGACCGCGGATCCGGCCTTCACCGCGTGGACCGCGCAGTGGTTCGCCGGCGCCGGCTATCGCGTGCAGGTCAACGATCCGTACCAGGGCGGCGACCTGTTGACCGCGCTCGCCGATCCCGCACGGCAACGCCACAGCATTCAGATCGAATTCAACCGCGCGCTGTACATGGACGAGGCCGCGTTCGCGAAACACGCGGGCTTCGCCGTGCTGAAGCGCACGGTCGACGCGTATCTCGACGCGCTCGCCGGCTACGTGCGCACGCAGCTCGCCCCATCCGGAGACCCTCGATGA
- a CDS encoding porin yields MKRTEMAAALMGVAIGAGASHACAQSSVTLYGVVDSGITYTNNQNGHAAWQATGGNEQGTRFGLLGKEELGGGTRAVFRLENGFNIESGAASQGGRLFGRRAYVGLENDRWGTLTMGRQYNAAQEVLEPLQIGATTALTQYALHPFDTDDLNNTFRTNNSVQYQTPTWYGLRAVGLYGFSNSTSFAENRVWSLGASYENGPLQLGAAYVRVDHPALDTTGAAASDNYYTFIKGVTRQQIWGAGGAYAWGAATFGLLYTSSLFNLQTGGAMRFNNFEGSVRYLMTPALQFSLGETYTQVLASQGPKPSSHYLQTSVGAQYFLSKRADIYVNAFYQRASSNTVAAIEGISNPSSTRTQIVAVTGIRHRF; encoded by the coding sequence ATGAAACGGACGGAAATGGCGGCGGCGCTGATGGGAGTCGCGATCGGCGCGGGCGCGTCGCACGCGTGCGCGCAATCGAGCGTGACGCTGTATGGCGTGGTCGATTCAGGGATCACGTACACGAACAACCAGAACGGCCACGCTGCGTGGCAGGCGACCGGCGGCAACGAGCAGGGCACGCGATTCGGGCTGCTCGGCAAGGAGGAACTCGGTGGCGGCACGCGCGCGGTGTTCCGGCTCGAGAACGGCTTCAACATCGAGAGCGGCGCCGCGAGCCAGGGCGGACGGCTGTTCGGGCGCCGCGCATACGTGGGGTTGGAAAACGACCGCTGGGGCACGCTGACGATGGGCCGCCAGTACAACGCGGCGCAGGAGGTGCTGGAGCCGCTGCAGATCGGCGCGACCACCGCGCTCACGCAGTACGCGCTGCATCCGTTCGACACCGACGACCTGAACAACACGTTCCGCACCAACAACTCGGTGCAGTACCAGACGCCCACGTGGTACGGGCTGCGCGCCGTCGGCCTGTATGGCTTCTCGAATTCCACGTCGTTCGCGGAAAACCGCGTGTGGAGCCTCGGCGCGAGCTACGAGAACGGGCCGCTGCAACTGGGCGCAGCGTACGTGCGCGTCGATCATCCGGCACTCGACACGACCGGCGCGGCGGCGTCCGACAACTACTACACGTTCATCAAGGGCGTGACGCGCCAGCAGATCTGGGGCGCGGGCGGCGCGTATGCATGGGGCGCCGCGACGTTCGGGCTGCTGTACACGAGCTCGCTGTTCAACCTGCAGACGGGCGGCGCGATGCGCTTCAACAACTTCGAGGGCAGCGTGCGCTACCTGATGACGCCCGCGCTGCAGTTCTCGCTCGGCGAAACCTATACGCAGGTGCTCGCGTCGCAGGGGCCGAAGCCGAGTTCGCATTACCTGCAGACGAGCGTCGGCGCGCAGTATTTCCTGTCGAAGCGCGCCGACATCTACGTGAATGCGTTCTACCAGCGCGCTTCATCGAACACGGTGGCGGCGATCGAAGGGATCTCGAATCCGTCGAGCACGCGCACGCAGATCGTCGCGGTGACGGGCATCCGCCACCGGTTCTGA
- a CDS encoding DMT family transporter, with translation MDHLFIGLVLCSALLHAIWNAFLHVSEDRLVQLGTMSLPYFAFGVAGAWLLPAPERAAWPYIAASAALEVAYCFTLARAYRSGEFGQIYPIARGISPLLVSALALAFLHEQPTPFGFAGIALVSFGIMSLALRRGFRFSGEGVPFALLTGVFIAAYSICDGIGSRVSGSALGYIAWVYVLWSVPQFVLVCALRGGPRSVFGSRDAVRQGVVAGTISLAAYGIVILAYRILPVGTVSALRETSSIFAVAIGWLVMRERPGAQRLAACALVVAGAALIRL, from the coding sequence ATGGATCACCTCTTCATCGGCCTCGTGCTGTGCTCCGCGTTGCTGCACGCCATCTGGAATGCCTTCCTCCACGTCAGCGAAGACCGCCTCGTACAGCTCGGCACGATGTCGTTGCCCTATTTCGCGTTCGGCGTCGCCGGCGCGTGGCTGCTGCCGGCGCCCGAGCGCGCCGCGTGGCCGTACATCGCCGCGTCGGCCGCGCTCGAGGTCGCGTACTGCTTCACGCTGGCGCGCGCCTACCGCAGCGGCGAGTTCGGGCAGATCTATCCGATCGCGCGCGGGATCTCGCCGCTGCTCGTGTCGGCGCTCGCGCTCGCCTTCCTCCACGAGCAGCCGACCCCGTTCGGCTTCGCGGGCATCGCGCTCGTGTCGTTCGGCATCATGTCGCTCGCGCTGCGGCGCGGCTTCCGGTTCTCCGGCGAAGGCGTGCCGTTCGCGCTGCTCACGGGCGTGTTCATCGCCGCGTATTCGATCTGCGACGGCATCGGCTCGCGCGTGTCCGGCAGCGCGCTCGGCTACATCGCGTGGGTGTACGTGCTGTGGAGCGTGCCGCAGTTCGTGCTGGTCTGCGCGCTGCGTGGCGGCCCGCGCAGCGTGTTCGGGTCGCGCGACGCGGTGCGGCAGGGCGTCGTGGCCGGCACGATCTCCCTCGCCGCTTACGGGATCGTGATCCTCGCGTACCGGATCCTGCCGGTCGGGACGGTGTCGGCGCTGCGTGAAACGAGTTCGATCTTCGCGGTCGCGATCGGCTGGCTCGTGATGCGCGAGCGGCCCGGCGCGCAGCGGCTCGCCGCGTGCGCGCTGGTGGTCGCGGGCGCGGCACTGATCCGCCTGTAA
- a CDS encoding 4-aminobutyrate--2-oxoglutarate transaminase, with the protein MKNADLQARKNAATPRGVGVMCDFYAARAENAELWDVEGRRFIDFAAGIAVLNTGHRHPKIVKAIADQLNNFTHTAYQIVPYASYVELAEKINARAPGDFPKKTAFFTTGAEAVENAIKIARAATGRPGVIAFSGGFHGRTMMGMALTGKVAPYKLNFGPFPGDVFHAPYPNAVHGVTTADSIKAIEMLFKADIDPKRVAAIIFEPVQGEGGFNPAPAEFVRALRKICNEHGILLIADEVQTGFARTGKLFAMQHYDVLADLITMAKSLAGGMPLSGVVGRADLMDAAAPGGLGGTYAGNPLAVASAHAVLEIIDEEKLCERATQLGDVLKAKLNALQADVPQIADVRGPGAMIAVEFLKPGSGEPDAEFTKRVQTRALERGLLLLVCGVYSNVVRFLFPLTIPQAVFDEALVILEEVLKETVGVPA; encoded by the coding sequence GTGAAGAATGCCGACCTGCAGGCCCGCAAGAACGCCGCCACCCCGCGCGGCGTCGGCGTGATGTGCGATTTCTACGCAGCCCGCGCCGAGAACGCGGAGCTGTGGGACGTCGAAGGCCGCCGCTTCATCGATTTCGCCGCCGGCATCGCGGTGCTGAACACCGGCCACCGCCACCCGAAGATCGTCAAGGCGATCGCGGATCAGCTGAACAACTTCACGCACACCGCTTACCAGATCGTCCCGTACGCGTCGTACGTCGAGCTGGCCGAGAAGATCAACGCACGCGCGCCGGGCGATTTCCCGAAGAAGACCGCGTTCTTCACGACCGGCGCGGAAGCCGTCGAGAACGCGATCAAGATCGCACGCGCGGCCACCGGCCGGCCGGGCGTCATCGCCTTCTCGGGCGGTTTCCACGGCCGCACGATGATGGGCATGGCGCTGACCGGCAAGGTCGCCCCGTACAAGCTGAACTTCGGCCCGTTCCCGGGCGACGTGTTCCACGCGCCGTACCCGAACGCCGTGCACGGCGTGACGACGGCCGACTCGATCAAGGCGATCGAGATGCTGTTCAAGGCCGACATCGATCCGAAGCGCGTTGCCGCGATCATCTTCGAACCGGTCCAGGGCGAAGGCGGCTTCAACCCGGCGCCGGCCGAATTCGTGCGTGCGCTGCGCAAGATCTGTAACGAACACGGCATCCTGCTGATCGCCGACGAAGTGCAGACGGGCTTCGCGCGTACCGGCAAGCTGTTCGCGATGCAGCACTACGACGTGCTGGCCGACCTGATCACGATGGCGAAGAGCCTCGCGGGCGGCATGCCGCTGTCGGGCGTCGTCGGCCGTGCCGACCTGATGGACGCGGCCGCGCCCGGCGGCCTCGGCGGCACGTATGCGGGCAACCCGCTGGCCGTCGCATCGGCGCATGCAGTGCTCGAGATCATCGACGAAGAGAAGCTGTGCGAGCGTGCAACGCAACTCGGCGACGTGCTGAAGGCGAAGCTGAACGCGCTGCAGGCCGACGTGCCGCAGATCGCCGACGTGCGCGGCCCGGGCGCGATGATCGCGGTCGAGTTCCTGAAGCCGGGTTCGGGCGAGCCGGATGCCGAGTTCACGAAGCGCGTGCAGACGCGTGCGCTCGAGCGCGGCCTGCTGCTGCTCGTGTGCGGCGTGTACTCGAACGTCGTGCGCTTCCTGTTCCCGCTGACGATCCCGCAGGCCGTGTTCGACGAAGCGCTCGTGATCCTCGAGGAAGTGCTGAAGGAAACGGTCGGCGTGCCGGCCTGA